The Arachis duranensis cultivar V14167 chromosome 9, aradu.V14167.gnm2.J7QH, whole genome shotgun sequence genomic sequence TGGAATTTTTACTTCATATCAGTATTAGACTAGAGAATTTTAAGGGATTTTTCCTGCATTGATCAATTACCTCAGTAATTTGAGTGCTTACAGTGGTAATTTGTAATGGATTATGTCATTTTATTGTGCTGTTTTGGTCTTCCTTCTGTATGTATGATTTCTCTTTTATTGAACCCTACTTAGCAGGAAAAAGCTTAGTTGTTGTTATGTTATTTCTCTTACAAATATTAAATCGAGGTACCCATTCTATGATAAACTTACCTTCCATTTTTGTGCCTTTAGTGGGCCTAGTATTTCCGGCACTTGCAACGgcttctttatttctttatgtTCAAAAGAACAAGATCTTTCTATTTTCTAGTACCATGGCCAAAATGAACTACCGCTTTCATCATCTCTTCCAACGTTATGTTCTAGTATCTTTTAAGACAAAAGAAAGtaaggaggaggacgaaaaaacaaaaaaagaacagTAATGTTCCTCCTTATCCATACCTAGCTACCGACTATGGGATCCAACTATCATTGTTCACACGTCACATGTGGATTGGTGGATTTCTCATAGTTGGTGCTGCTGCGCAAGCATCtatttttaatagaaagatatctatataatatcttatttatatatttctttttatatttatatatttatttttatacttatttttattcaaaaagaataatatatattaataaaataaaaaacgaaatccaattttattaataattagatATATGTGTAAGACATATTTTCTTAATTCTAATCGACTGGGCGTATTGTGTCGATTCTTTTGAGTAATATATTTGGAAATACCCGTCGATTCCTTATACTCTTATGGAATCTCAAATAAAGGGAAGCATCTCATTTGATAAAACGTTGATgttaattttttctttccaCTGACTGTTGCCTTCTTTATGTAGCTCTTGCTGTTCGAGATAAGCTTGAGTCACTTTGTAGGGAGTTACAACGTCAAAATAAAATGTTGATGGTATATTTCTGTTCCGCTGCTACATCTTAAGATTGTTTAGTTGCCAAATTAAAGCTCTCTTATCTTTGCATTTAGAGTGGCTACTTTTCTTGGGCCAATCTTATGGTCTGTATCAAAACTATTTTCAGGAAGAATGCAAACGTGTATCGACCGAGGGGCAAAACTTGAGGCTGGACCTTTCAGCCAAGTTTCAAGATGCAATCAAGGTTTGATCATTCTCTCTTGTTTAGCGTGTATGATACTGAAATATAGTGCACATTTGGTATATTAGGAAGATATAAAGGGTACTTAAAGGCTTGAGTTTAACTTAGCAATAAAAATGTATAACacattaattcaatttaatctTTGAGCTGTGCATAGAGGTCTGAGAGGATCAGATGAGTTGCCTTTCTCTGTGATCGGGAATCTTATATCTCCCTTGTCATTGAAGATACAATTGCAGCTCTTGAGCAGTGTAATCTTCGTCAAACATAAAACGGTGTGACCCCTAAACAAGTTAACTCCTGACCTTCATCTTATACGAACTTCCCTCAAAACAATAAACCTCAATCAGATCTAACTAACTACAGTCTAATATACTCTATAAAGAGGAAACACTGGCTACCATGAATAACTTATTTGATAAAGATTGAACAAAAAATATCACCTAAAAGGGCCATGATTttaataaagaagaaatattttttccttGCTGCCCCATGATTGTATCATCAATTAGCTTTTTCAGTTGTTATAAAGAAACCACAAAGTTACAGTTGGTGTAATGGTCACAGATATTTGCACAGCAATAATGATTGAGATTGAGATAATATGTTTCAATGTAATAATACcataaatgaaactttttttccttttaaaatttctttttctcatttgtGACGATTAGCATTTTGGTGATTTTTTTCACCAATTTCTGTTGCAGGATGTGAGCAATAAGCTTGAAGAGCGAAAGGATGAGTGTCTTACTCAGCTTAAGGAAAATGACATGTAAGACCTCGAGAGCTGATATATTAATATGTTCAAACTTgtgcatattttatttttggaaaatacTTAATCACAATAATAACCAGAATTTTGTTATCAGAACATTTAACCTGTGCATAGATTTGCTCTTTTAGCTGATCCAACCATTGTCACTGAATTTATATAAATtctggaaaaaaaattattgcataCAACATGAGTCTTGAACCTGTCTCAATCCGCTCACCGTAGTGCTTTGTtctttatttatcatttatttatttattgtatggtacatttattctttaaaaaaacaGTAACTGAATGCCTACAATATTGTTTTATTTAACTGTGGAATTGTATTTAGTTGAGCAGAAAATAATTTGCCATGATTTCAATACAGGTTAAGAAACAAGCTAAAGCAGCTTGCTGATCAATATGAACTATCTGAACAACAGTACGCCCAGAAGGTAATGTTTGTATCATCCTACGATTAGTCatgtttattcatttttttggaATCGATAACCTGTAGTGATTATTTTATGTCTGAATCAACAGTTGAAGCAAAAGACATTGGAACTTCAGCTCGCTGATTTAAGAGTTAAGCAACACGAGGAAAAATTGGTTCAAGAACAGTCTCAGATTAAAGTATATGCAGAACAAGTGTCTCAGCTATTAGCGACAGAAAAGAATTTACGCATGCAGCTGACGACTGATGGAGAAAAATTCCAACAATTCCAGGTTTCATTCGATTCTCTTtgtattaaaatctattttacgCCAATGAGTTCGTTGTTATCTTATGTTATGTTGATATTGACTTGATGTTTGGATACAGAGACTTGTTGTACATATCATTGCTAGATGCTTATATTTTATGACTACAAGTTTTGATGCATTGAGTTTCAGGAAGCATTGTCAAAAAGCAATGAAGTTTTCGAAACATTTAAAAACGAAATTGAGAAGGTATACTTCACTTCTCTTTGGGTTCTTCCTGGAGTAATGCTGGTTTTACTATGTTGAGTGCAAATATAAAGTCTTTGATCTTTTCCTCTATTGTGGTTGTAACTACCAGATGGCGAAATCAATCAAGGAACTCAAGAAGGAAAATCAATTCTTGAAGAGTAAATCCGAAAAGTCTGATATTACGCTTATAGAGTTAGTTGATGAGGTATAGCTTGCAGTTCTATTTTTTCATTGCACGTATTGCTTGTTTTCCATGAGTGTTTTCATCATCAAAATGTGTGAAATTTCACTTGTTAACATCTGATCTGAGCAGCGCGAGCGGTTGAAGAAACAACTGGAGAAAACAACGAAACAGAAGGAGAAGCTTGAGTCGTTATGCCGGTCGCTTCAGGCAGAAAGGAAGCAAAGTTCCTCTGAGAACAAGAGCAGCAACAATTCAGTTTCATCATGAAGAAAATAGTTGGTTCTAAGCACATTCCTAGAGACTTGTGGAAGGAAATGTAACATTCtaatactcttttttttttgtatctaaTCTAGCATGGCTTGTTTTGTCAGGGAACTTTCATGCAATCATGTAATTTCATAATTCTGATTCTTTTGCTATGATACtatcttattatatttttcttaaagaTGCAAAGCAGGGTTTTTAGAACATCCTTTGCATATTAGTTAACTATAAAATATCAAAGCGTGACACTATATGAGATTCTTAAATTACATCCAGTCTTAGATGAAAGTTGAACTCGGATGCAGCATTTTGTGGAGAGATAGAGAcggaaagactgagactgagagacagagattAAGAGACAgggattgaaataaattttggtATTCTGTTTGATGCAAAATGGAAGACaggaattgaaacaagaatgaaattttaatttaatttgcacaaagagtaaaattgaaattaattaattgaaatgaaagtattttaggtataaaatattattaaagtttcactttccatctctaaaaatttcagtctcctGTGTctctactttttggaggtactgaagtactaaaattttaaagatagagatagaaaTTTTAGTGCCAATCTTTGAACTAACAAATACGATAGTGAgtctcagtctctgtctcaatacctcaaaacaaactcTACTTAAGAGACATCCTAATGTGCCATCTGAACTAAGCCTCAAGCTATAACAAGGGAAATACTAAATATTGCATATTCCAAACAATTGATCTTGGTTAAACAAAAGATAAGTTGGGTTGTCTCTGTGATTTCAAGATCACAGGTTCAAAACGTAGAAGCAGCTAGCAATATGCAATTAACAGGTCAGCATACTAATTTTTTGAAGATAAGAAGAAACCTTAAATACTAAAAGATGCTGGTGACTCCAAGTAACATGATTGCAAATTTGCCAATGTATCTCAAACAATGAAAActaaccgatttttttttcaaagaacaTAAGAGTATGTCGCCGGCGAAAGCTAGTGCACTCCAGATAAAGTAGGGAGTGCAGCACTCTTTAAAAGTTAACCTGCTATCAAAAGTTATCaggtaaatttaatttatttattattgttattattatttttgtcatggGATGAACAAACAAACCAACACTAACAAAAAGACTAATTCCTCTGTTACTCTGTTATTGTCGATGTGATGTCTTCAAATATTTTCACTGTTTTGTTTGATGGCAGGTGTTTCCACTATCGTTTTAGCTAGCTATAGATTTTGACGCTCTTGAACCCACCATATTCCACTTCTACTATAAATGACCATCAAAGTCCGAAAAATTGCTGCCATAGAAAAGGAAGACGCATGTCTGTCGCTACTGCTGGTTAGCTAACTCCAAACGCAAAACGGATTCTGTAGGAGAACCCCGGTTTCCATGAAGGCACATGATTCTCATTTCTCAGATGACGACGCAGTCAAAGCACAATATGCATGGCAGTTACAACAAGtccattatcttttatttcaaattaaccTCAACGTGTAcgtaatagaatgaaaaattaaaatacaattatatttaaacaattatattttatttgtataaaaatgaGCCtactaaataattattctatttaatatataattaagagtatttctttctttgccaaccaattatagttcaaatgacataatctctTTATATTCACctaaaaattggtaaaaaaaaatacttctttcctttattaacttttttaaacattaattatttattttacatacaatataaaaataaatgaatataatatttattgagtaGAAACAGttacgtaaaaaaaatttattgtcaTAGTATTtgaaccaaagaaaagaaaatattattttaagaaaaactaacaatatatttttaataatattcttaatacaaaataataaattttaaatattttttaaataatatatatttactaaaaaaatttctccctcttttgttcttgtttttcatttcagtttgtttattttaggtgcaATGGGAAGGGTTGGGGGTAATGAGTGAGTGGGACTGCggtaatta encodes the following:
- the LOC107467919 gene encoding uncharacterized protein LOC107467919, which encodes MQSPDANRLPEVDSLPDGFVESTTDPVAPPTPSSEQEKPPNNYTEDGSSDLTRTRELSNELGEKEFQNNHDCSVEVQNDSCMRQEEGTQITPPVAKSASDAMQSGCCTVKDKQHGESQSLDKSTVEPSETKAAKDTSSPDMVDSSKNRKPETGEKRKSAKRTLKSEKELLEFSLKYQQVLAERDAALAVRDKLESLCRELQRQNKMLMEECKRVSTEGQNLRLDLSAKFQDAIKDVSNKLEERKDECLTQLKENDMLRNKLKQLADQYELSEQQYAQKLKQKTLELQLADLRVKQHEEKLVQEQSQIKVYAEQVSQLLATEKNLRMQLTTDGEKFQQFQEALSKSNEVFETFKNEIEKMAKSIKELKKENQFLKSKSEKSDITLIELVDERERLKKQLEKTTKQKEKLESLCRSLQAERKQSSSENKSSNNSVSS